A single genomic interval of Oceanithermus profundus DSM 14977 harbors:
- a CDS encoding cation:proton antiporter, whose product MPHEQALLLTISWAVGLGLAAQLVAHRLRIPAIVLLLVTGVLAGPSVLGWVHPEYMGEGLGVLVKLAVAVILFEGALSLRLEDLRRAASEVRGLITTGVVVTWVLATLAAYALAGFTWPLAILFGSLMTVTGPTVVQPLLRRVRVPRKLKAILEGEAILVDPVGAVLAVAVMDVVLGLSGAHPLTWYGAVWAYFGRLLTGGAVGAVGALLLSRLFRRHDWVPLELRNLVALAGVWVAFAAAEALLPEAGLMAAVAMGLVFQRSEVPEERRLRHFKEQLTVLGISVLFILLAADLPLAVVREAGWPAVWTALVLALVVRPLAVAAATWRSPLSWREKFFVAWIGPRGIVAASVASLFALALRGAGIPGGDALLAAVFVTIFVTVTLAGLTAPWVARLLGLTRRTGKLAILVGAGPLARKVGQLMKEHGRQVVLIDRNQSLVWAARRAGLEAVLGNALEEDTLASVGADEAETLLAATTNAEVNVLAVAIAREEFHTARAYPVVDAKGVSAEMVEQIGGQIAFGRPIDIRDWEHALNYEPVVTLEWPVPEGFAGGAVGQLELPDFLLPLVRLRGEEAEIVHAAQTWSRGERVVFVARAPEDEVRAALDALAQG is encoded by the coding sequence GTGCCGCACGAACAGGCGCTGCTCCTTACCATTTCCTGGGCCGTGGGCCTGGGCCTGGCGGCGCAGCTGGTCGCGCACCGGCTGCGCATCCCCGCGATCGTCCTGCTGCTGGTCACCGGGGTTCTCGCGGGCCCGAGCGTCCTCGGCTGGGTGCACCCCGAGTACATGGGCGAAGGCCTCGGGGTGCTCGTCAAGCTGGCCGTGGCCGTCATCCTCTTCGAGGGCGCCCTGAGCCTGCGCCTCGAGGACCTGCGCCGCGCCGCGTCCGAGGTGCGCGGGCTGATCACCACCGGGGTGGTCGTCACCTGGGTGCTGGCCACGCTGGCCGCCTACGCGCTGGCCGGGTTCACCTGGCCGCTGGCCATCCTCTTCGGCTCCCTGATGACTGTAACCGGACCCACCGTGGTGCAGCCGCTCCTGCGGCGGGTGCGGGTGCCGCGCAAGCTCAAGGCCATCCTCGAGGGGGAGGCGATCCTCGTCGACCCCGTGGGCGCGGTGCTGGCCGTCGCGGTGATGGACGTCGTCCTCGGCCTTTCCGGAGCCCACCCGCTCACCTGGTACGGGGCGGTCTGGGCCTACTTCGGCCGCCTCCTCACCGGCGGCGCGGTCGGGGCGGTGGGGGCGCTCCTGCTCTCGCGCCTCTTCCGCCGGCACGACTGGGTGCCGCTCGAGCTGCGCAACCTGGTCGCCCTCGCCGGCGTCTGGGTCGCCTTCGCCGCCGCCGAGGCGCTCCTGCCCGAGGCCGGCCTGATGGCGGCGGTGGCCATGGGCCTGGTCTTCCAGCGCAGCGAGGTGCCCGAGGAGCGCCGCCTGCGCCACTTCAAGGAACAGCTCACGGTGCTGGGCATCAGCGTGCTCTTCATCCTCCTGGCCGCCGACCTGCCGCTGGCGGTGGTGCGCGAGGCCGGCTGGCCCGCCGTCTGGACCGCGCTGGTGCTGGCGCTGGTGGTGCGCCCCCTGGCCGTGGCGGCGGCGACCTGGCGCTCGCCGCTCTCCTGGAGGGAGAAGTTCTTCGTCGCCTGGATCGGGCCCCGCGGCATCGTGGCCGCCTCGGTGGCCTCGCTCTTCGCGCTCGCGCTCCGGGGGGCGGGCATCCCCGGGGGCGACGCGCTCCTGGCCGCGGTCTTCGTGACCATCTTCGTCACCGTCACCCTCGCGGGGCTGACGGCCCCCTGGGTGGCGCGGCTTCTCGGCCTTACCCGGCGCACCGGCAAGCTCGCGATCCTCGTGGGCGCCGGACCCCTGGCGCGCAAGGTGGGCCAGCTGATGAAAGAGCACGGCCGCCAGGTCGTCCTCATCGACCGCAACCAGAGCCTGGTCTGGGCCGCCCGGCGCGCCGGGCTCGAGGCGGTGCTGGGCAACGCCCTGGAGGAGGACACCCTCGCCTCCGTGGGCGCCGACGAGGCCGAGACGCTGCTCGCCGCCACCACCAACGCCGAGGTCAACGTTCTGGCCGTGGCCATCGCCCGCGAGGAGTTCCACACCGCCCGCGCCTACCCCGTGGTCGACGCCAAGGGCGTCAGCGCCGAGATGGTGGAGCAGATCGGGGGGCAGATCGCCTTCGGGCGGCCCATCGACATCCGCGACTGGGAGCACGCCCTCAACTACGAGCCCGTCGTCACCCTGGAGTGGCCCGTGCCCGAAGGGTTCGCCGGCGGGGCCGTGGGCCAGCTCGAGCTGCCCGACTTCCTGCTGCCGCTGGTGCGGCTGCGCGGCGAGGAGGCCGAGATCGTCCACGCCGCGCAGACCTGGAGCCGCGGCGAGCGCGTGGTCTTCGTCGCGCGCGCTCCCGAGGACGAGGTCCGCGCCGCGTTAGACGCCCTCGCGCAGGGCTAG